In the genome of Thermosphaera aggregans DSM 11486, one region contains:
- a CDS encoding Cdc6/Cdc18 family protein, with amino-acid sequence MSEIIDDLIKKTGTVSKIFMDREVLQPDYVPDTLPHRENEIRRLAEHLIVVARGVRPSNVLIYGLTGTGKTAVARYVVRKIVEKSASLGTKLKDAYVNTRKVDTTYRVIAEIARQLGLMIPYTGLAVSEVYRRYVNALENWGGLHVVILDEIDYYVRREGDDLLYKLVRINEELSSSKVVLIGITNDINFVENLDPRVRSSLGEVEMVFPPYNAEQLYTILKQRAEKAFVPGAISDGVISFCAAIAAREHGDARRALDLLRVAGEIAEREDATEVTVEHVRKASVEIEEGRVYQTVSFLPLHQKLVLKEILEIVKNKGSATTGEVYLAYVNRARELGYEPLTQRRVSEIISQLDMMGLVLAEVVNRGRRGVTKMIKVKPDIMKNIEEALKDLG; translated from the coding sequence ATGAGTGAAATAATAGATGACTTAATAAAGAAGACGGGCACCGTCTCGAAAATCTTCATGGATAGGGAGGTTCTACAGCCTGACTATGTGCCCGATACTCTCCCCCACAGGGAGAACGAGATCAGGAGGCTCGCGGAGCACTTGATCGTTGTCGCCCGCGGGGTTAGGCCGAGCAATGTGTTAATCTACGGTTTAACTGGAACCGGTAAAACAGCTGTTGCAAGATATGTGGTTAGGAAGATTGTTGAGAAATCAGCCTCGCTTGGAACGAAGCTGAAAGACGCTTACGTCAACACTAGAAAGGTGGATACGACCTACAGGGTTATAGCTGAGATTGCAAGGCAACTTGGACTCATGATCCCCTACACGGGTTTAGCGGTCAGCGAGGTCTACAGGAGGTATGTTAACGCGCTAGAGAACTGGGGAGGCCTCCACGTGGTAATACTAGACGAGATAGACTACTATGTAAGGAGGGAGGGGGATGACCTCCTCTACAAGCTTGTCAGGATAAACGAGGAGCTTTCCAGTTCGAAAGTGGTTTTAATCGGGATAACCAACGATATCAACTTCGTTGAAAACCTGGATCCAAGGGTGAGGTCGAGTCTTGGAGAGGTTGAAATGGTTTTTCCACCATACAATGCTGAGCAATTATACACTATTCTGAAGCAGAGGGCTGAGAAAGCGTTCGTCCCCGGAGCGATAAGCGACGGGGTAATCTCCTTCTGCGCGGCAATAGCTGCCAGGGAGCATGGGGACGCTAGGAGAGCCCTGGACCTGCTGAGGGTTGCTGGGGAAATAGCCGAAAGGGAGGATGCAACGGAAGTCACGGTAGAGCATGTTAGGAAAGCATCTGTTGAAATAGAGGAGGGAAGGGTTTACCAAACAGTCTCCTTCCTACCTCTCCATCAGAAACTTGTTTTGAAAGAGATTCTTGAAATAGTGAAGAACAAGGGTTCGGCGACTACCGGGGAGGTGTATCTCGCCTACGTGAACAGGGCTAGAGAACTCGGGTATGAGCCGCTGACTCAGCGCAGGGTCAGCGAGATCATATCTCAGCTAGACATGATGGGCCTTGTCCTGGCTGAAGTGGTTAACAGGGGCAGGCGTGGAGTTACAAAAATGATAAAGGTTAAGCCGGATATTATGAAGAATATTGAGGAAGCGTTGAAGGATTTAGGATGA
- a CDS encoding DUF99 family protein encodes MRVEGFDDGFFPVDFKGKKGTTVIAGVELDGNVVTRIGYGTVMVDARDSERVVAVLSKLMRGELVFLDGVTYSGFDVVDPENVHSETGKPVIVVQHYPLNLDRIREALVKHFPDWAERFRVINKVASSMTYVETPWKPVLIYPVGLSLDKAVELYKKNCIYSPIPEALRIADMVASNISRVRLLNKDSFL; translated from the coding sequence ATGAGGGTTGAAGGCTTCGACGACGGCTTCTTCCCCGTTGATTTCAAAGGGAAGAAGGGAACCACCGTTATAGCGGGGGTTGAACTCGACGGTAACGTTGTAACGAGAATAGGGTATGGAACCGTCATGGTCGACGCGAGGGATTCTGAACGCGTTGTAGCAGTCTTGTCGAAGCTCATGAGGGGTGAGCTCGTCTTTCTCGACGGCGTCACCTACTCAGGGTTCGATGTTGTAGACCCTGAAAACGTTCACTCTGAAACCGGTAAGCCTGTGATAGTGGTTCAACACTATCCTTTAAACCTGGACAGGATAAGGGAGGCCCTTGTCAAGCATTTCCCCGACTGGGCGGAAAGGTTCAGAGTCATCAACAAGGTTGCATCATCAATGACTTATGTTGAAACACCTTGGAAACCCGTCCTCATATACCCCGTTGGATTATCGCTTGACAAGGCTGTTGAACTGTATAAGAAGAACTGTATTTACAGCCCCATTCCGGAGGCTTTAAGAATTGCGGACATGGTTGCCTCAAACATCTCGAGGGTTAGACTTCTCAATAAAGACTCATTTTTATAA
- a CDS encoding phosphoenolpyruvate carboxykinase (GTP), with the protein METQGFCTESLNALKPYMSSRELGKLARIRDCSLVEWIRQVVEHLKPSSIFINTGSEEDLDYIRRRAVENKEEYVSSYNQLHTVHFDGVRDLARDRGNTKIMTGKGVKIPLVNSGEREELKKEVWEIYRDIMRGKEMFIGFYCFGPRGSPFTLYGVQVTDSAYVVHSENILYRVCYDEFTRNDRIEYMRFLHSSGERDENGWSKNISKRRIYIDPEEMITYSVNTQYAGNTVGLKKLSLRLCVYKGFREGWLCEHMFIIGMKGSGDRVAYFTGAFPAGCGKTSTALIADLVVGDDLAIIRNVDGVARAVNPEVGMFGIIDGVNPVDDAEIYKILTSRTSEVIFANVLYTEDGDVWWNGKEGAPKPGVNYAGEWWPGKRDENGNPIPPSHPNARFTTSIFYLSRVDPRINDPMGVPVSGMIFGGRDSDTWVPVEEAFDWFHGIVTKGASLESERTTAVLGQAGVREFNPFAILDFLSISPGAFIDLHFRFARELSQSPKVYGVNYFLRGEDGRFLTEKVDKRVWLRWMEKRVHGELDAVETPTGYIPIYSDLVDLFNKELGKEFPESLYEKLFTVRVKQHLDKIERIWRIYAEIPDTPALFFSILKEEKQRLVNARNRFGDFISPFRLDRA; encoded by the coding sequence ATGGAGACGCAGGGGTTCTGCACTGAGTCGTTAAACGCTCTGAAACCGTACATGAGTAGCAGGGAGCTCGGAAAGCTGGCAAGGATTAGGGATTGTAGCCTGGTTGAATGGATAAGGCAGGTTGTGGAGCACTTGAAGCCCTCGTCAATCTTCATTAACACGGGCTCAGAGGAGGATTTAGACTATATTCGCAGGAGAGCAGTAGAGAATAAGGAGGAATATGTTTCCAGCTACAATCAGCTTCACACTGTTCACTTCGACGGCGTGAGGGATCTGGCAAGGGACAGGGGTAATACGAAAATCATGACTGGGAAAGGGGTTAAAATACCTCTGGTTAACAGCGGAGAACGCGAGGAGTTGAAGAAGGAGGTTTGGGAGATTTACCGCGACATAATGAGGGGTAAGGAAATGTTCATAGGCTTCTACTGCTTCGGCCCCAGGGGCTCTCCGTTCACGCTCTACGGTGTTCAAGTAACAGACTCCGCCTACGTGGTTCACAGCGAGAACATTCTCTACAGGGTTTGCTACGATGAGTTCACGCGTAACGACAGAATCGAGTACATGAGGTTTCTGCATAGTTCAGGGGAAAGGGACGAGAATGGCTGGAGCAAGAATATATCAAAGAGAAGGATCTACATCGACCCTGAGGAAATGATAACCTATAGCGTTAACACTCAGTACGCTGGGAACACCGTGGGGTTGAAAAAACTCTCGCTCAGGCTCTGCGTTTACAAGGGATTCAGGGAGGGGTGGCTCTGCGAGCACATGTTCATAATAGGTATGAAGGGTAGTGGGGACAGGGTTGCATACTTCACAGGAGCCTTCCCAGCAGGATGCGGTAAAACCTCAACAGCGCTCATCGCTGACCTCGTAGTAGGCGATGACCTAGCTATTATAAGAAATGTTGACGGAGTGGCGAGAGCCGTAAACCCCGAGGTGGGAATGTTCGGGATAATCGACGGCGTCAACCCTGTTGATGACGCGGAGATTTACAAGATATTGACCTCCAGGACCAGTGAGGTAATATTCGCAAACGTGCTGTACACTGAGGACGGGGATGTATGGTGGAATGGGAAGGAGGGCGCTCCAAAGCCAGGGGTGAACTACGCTGGCGAGTGGTGGCCGGGCAAGAGGGATGAGAACGGAAACCCCATCCCGCCCTCCCACCCCAATGCGAGGTTTACTACAAGCATATTTTATCTCAGCAGGGTTGATCCTAGGATCAACGATCCAATGGGCGTCCCAGTCTCTGGCATGATCTTTGGCGGGAGGGACTCTGACACGTGGGTGCCTGTTGAGGAAGCATTCGACTGGTTCCATGGAATAGTCACAAAGGGGGCGTCGTTAGAGTCGGAAAGAACCACCGCGGTTCTTGGTCAGGCAGGAGTGAGGGAGTTCAACCCGTTCGCAATCCTGGACTTCCTATCAATCTCCCCTGGCGCTTTCATAGACCTTCACTTCCGGTTTGCGAGAGAGCTTTCACAGTCTCCAAAAGTTTACGGGGTCAACTATTTCCTGAGAGGAGAGGATGGCAGGTTCCTGACGGAGAAGGTTGATAAAAGGGTTTGGCTACGGTGGATGGAGAAGAGGGTTCACGGCGAGCTTGATGCTGTGGAAACGCCGACCGGCTACATACCGATATACAGTGATCTCGTTGACTTGTTCAACAAGGAGCTGGGCAAGGAGTTTCCTGAGAGTCTCTACGAGAAGCTGTTCACGGTTAGAGTGAAGCAGCACTTGGATAAGATTGAGAGGATATGGAGGATTTACGCTGAAATACCGGATACTCCCGCACTATTCTTCAGTATTCTCAAGGAGGAGAAGCAGCGGCTTGTTAACGCAAGAAACAGGTTTGGAGACTTCATAAGCCCGTTCAGGCTTGACCGTGCGTGA